In the Nostoc sp. 'Peltigera membranacea cyanobiont' N6 genome, TGACAACAGCAAGTTTTTTTTGCATTAATCTTACCTTATTTAATATTGATTATTCGCTTTATTGCAATCAATTGCTCAGATGGAGATTATATCCTACTTCCTTTTTCAAGCCAGTTCCTCAGTGATAATGCGCCGCACAATTTCTGTGACTGCTGCTGCTAAATTAGTATCTCTATCGTCATCTCTATCGTCAGACGATGCTGGAGTAGGACAACGCAATGCTAGAGCAAATGTTCTCAGTTTAGATGGAGTTATCCGGCGATCGACAAACTTCACAAAAGCAGCATAAGTCATAGAACTATTACCCCAACCTACTTTAGAAATAATCACTGGTTCGCTAATTACATTCACTACCCCCAATGTTTCAAATGCCACATCTACATAACGGGCAGTATCATTACCCATTGCCCTAACTACACTTTCTAGGCTTGTCCATTGTGCTGATGGTAATTGGGCAGTTTCTGGTAGATATTTATGCCACCCTAGCATTGAGATTAAACGAACTAAGTCGTAAGCAGATATAGAATTATCACCAGGCTTGCCTTTAGAAGTTGACTTTAAAACAGGTTTTCCTGTGGTAGTATCTTGAATATTTGGGTTTGTGATTAATGGATCTTCACCATACGCACCACAAAATTCTATACTCTTATTGCCTGTTTGGTCTTTAATCCATGACTCTAAATCTTCTCGTTTAGTAAAGCGTTTGAATAAAGCACCAATAGCATTTGAGCTACCGAATTTATTTTGATAAGACACCATATCTTCAACTAAATTATTAAAGCGGAATCTTGGAGATTCGATAATACAGTTATCAACATCTGTTGTGGGAGACTGACTATTAATTTGACAAATAGCATTTAAAACTCCAATGAATTTAGTTGTACTCAAAAACTGTTGAGGTTCTAATGCTTTTTTCCCTAGCCAATGAGTTTTTATGAAACTGGTACTATCTTGAAAGCTTCCAACACAAACACAGGCGTGGCTAATATTACTAGAAAGAAAATCAAGTCCTGAAATATCTATGTTCGGAACTTTTCCTAGATTGGGATAATCACTGAAAGAAATAGTAGCACCTGTACTGAGAGTAAAACTATCTCCATAGGAAATAATGGAAGTTCCATCAGGTTTGTGTTCTAAATAAGTTGGATAGTTATTAATGTGATCCTTAACAGGTGAATTACTTGTAGTTCTTGTTAAAAAAGCAACTGTTACTCCAGGATTAAATAAAATTGATGTATTATCTTGAATGTTTTTAAGCTTTGACAAAATAAATGAATTATCTTTTGCTTGGTCTAAAACAAAGTTTACCTGTAATGTCTCGACTAGTTTTTTGGCGATATCTTGATTAATACCCACACTTCCTGAAGGTAAAGATATAATTCCTACAGTACTACAGAAATATAGTAAACCTTTCCAAGTATAGCTATTAAGTCCTCCTAAATCACCATCAATCCATTGACCGCCAGGATAAAAGCCTAAATTACTGAGTTTAATTTGAATTTCTCTTACTAAACCTTTATTTGCTTTAAGGTCGCTACGTGTGAATAATAAATTATTGTTAATAACTTCTTGAAGATTAGTCATAATTTTCCTTATCTGAGTGGGCCGTTTAGATTGAGGAACCAAATTTAATACCAATAATCCTTGATTTTGTTGGGTTTCGCTGCACTGAACCCAACCTCTCAAATTTTTTGTTTCTTAGCTGAATAACAGAGCGCTAAACTAGTATTTACTTAAACTGGTTTTAAATAGCTAGCAAATACAAAACCATCAATCACTCCATCACCTTCTAGATCAATTTCAATCCATTCACCTTGTCTTTTACCAACAGATACTCGACGACCAAAAGGAAGACGATCGATAACATCGAAATCCGTCCCTGGACCAGAACGGACTCTAAGTACAGAGCGAGCATTAACTTCATACTGTTTAGGATTTACACTAGGAATTACATTATTACTTTTTGCAAGTTGAAGGTATTCCCAAATGTATTCTCCGTAATATTTACCACTACTATCTTTATATCCCTGTTTGAAGTCACGATCCAAATCAGCACGACCTCTGTTATAGGCAATGGCAACATATACCATTTCTCTATCAGTTAAATCAGACTTATTGCTACCATAGGTTTTAACAAGTTTTTCATTTAACTCCTCAACACATATCTTTAAACACTCATCAAATTCGTACCAGCGTTTCTCTAGAAAAAAATTGGGATTCTCTAAAAAAAATTGAATATCATATTGAAAAATACCAAATCCATGACAAAATTTTTCAGGTTTTTTTGCTGCCTTATTGAAATCGTTATTATATGGTGCAATTGATTCGAGAGCTTCACGAGCAATTTGAAACATCTCATCACCTTTTGGCTTCGACAAAAGTTCGCTTTTGTCTTTTGGAAATGCTGTTCTATTGGGAGCGCTTATCGTATCACCAACGCAAAGTTCTAGTGTCTTGGCAACGGTTTCTCTTTTGTAAATATTCCTCCACAGATAACCTGTCTCTTGAAGGGCAATAGCAATTATTAACTCAATGCTAAATGGTGTATTACCAATAGCAGCTTGAATATCCTGTTGGAATTGTTGTTTAAACCAGCTAATATCATCTTGAATTGGCATAATTGTTTACCTTGGAAAATTTTATTTGCTCTACTAATCATCTTGATCGATCACCATAAGTATGGGAAAAGCTATTTTCAAATTAGGTTCCATACTTAGTTGCTAAGGTAGCTAATTCAGTAGAAGTGAGAATTTTGGCAACCTCAAAATGCATTCCATCTTTACGAGTGTTAAAGTGACCTCCCCAGTAAAAACCGTAGTCATGGGCTGTTGGTACTAAAAGACGAACAGAACCTTTCTGACTAATAAAAGCTGGTGTTCTTCCTAACGGATTGAAATCAGCATTGATATCAAATGCAGAGCCAAAAGCATGATTGCTGAGTTTACGAAAGTCCTGAACCAATGGAGCGCCTCGGATAAAACGGGGGACAAAACTACCGTCAAAGGTTAAAATAAACTTAATTAAATCGTGAGCTTTCCACGCTTTCCATAAACCTTGTAGCTGTGCAGTTGCCTTACTATGAAACTCCATTTTCCCACTTGAGACAAGTGGTTTTAATTCTGGAATATCAACACTAATGATGTTATCTTTGACCCAATTACCTAAGATTTTAATGTGTTCGCGGTTTCCTGGAATTGAATCAATTTCAAAATCAAATTTTCCAAATACTAATTGGCGATCGCTTGTGCTAACTAGAGGACTAAAGGTAGGTTTTGCCGGAAAGTCAGACTCAAATTCAATAGCATCTAGCCCTTCTAAAAGAGCTTTACCGTAAGTTTGACTTGCTACAATTCCATCATCGTTAAGACCTTGAGAACGCTGGTAAGCTTTTGTTGCATCTTCAGTATCTTGACCAAAAATACTATCAGCTTGATTGAGCAAGCCTTTACCAACTAAAAAGTTCTGCCAAAGAAAAACGGCATCACCTTTATTACCTCGTTTTAAAACTGGAAGTGCCATTTGCTAAAGTCTCCTCAAGAATTAGATTGATGGAATATAAAAGCCTTTGTTCTTGTGTGTGTAAAAACTAACTCATTAATTTGGTGTAGGTTTCCGGGCCAACTACTCCATCGGGTGACAGCGAATTATCTCTCTGAAATTTCTCAACTGCCGATTTTGTTAATGACCCAAAGTTACCATCTGTTTTACCAATTTCATATCCTTTATCTTTTAGTTTTTGTTGAATTTCTTGGACATCATCACCTATGTTGCCATATTGGAGATAAACTAAATTGGCATAGTTTTTGTCTTTCAAAAAGGTTGCTAAAGCTTGATGATCGGCATTCAAACCTTCAAAAAAGAATAATACCTCGCCACGAATCCCAG is a window encoding:
- a CDS encoding SH3 domain-containing protein, which encodes MPIQDDISWFKQQFQQDIQAAIGNTPFSIELIIAIALQETGYLWRNIYKRETVAKTLELCVGDTISAPNRTAFPKDKSELLSKPKGDEMFQIAREALESIAPYNNDFNKAAKKPEKFCHGFGIFQYDIQFFLENPNFFLEKRWYEFDECLKICVEELNEKLVKTYGSNKSDLTDREMVYVAIAYNRGRADLDRDFKQGYKDSSGKYYGEYIWEYLQLAKSNNVIPSVNPKQYEVNARSVLRVRSGPGTDFDVIDRLPFGRRVSVGKRQGEWIEIDLEGDGVIDGFVFASYLKPV
- a CDS encoding M15 family metallopeptidase; this translates as MALPVLKRGNKGDAVFLWQNFLVGKGLLNQADSIFGQDTEDATKAYQRSQGLNDDGIVASQTYGKALLEGLDAIEFESDFPAKPTFSPLVSTSDRQLVFGKFDFEIDSIPGNREHIKILGNWVKDNIISVDIPELKPLVSSGKMEFHSKATAQLQGLWKAWKAHDLIKFILTFDGSFVPRFIRGAPLVQDFRKLSNHAFGSAFDINADFNPLGRTPAFISQKGSVRLLVPTAHDYGFYWGGHFNTRKDGMHFEVAKILTSTELATLATKYGT